From the Fusobacterium ulcerans ATCC 49185 genome, the window CAAAGAACTGATGCTGACTACTCTCCAATATTCCACATAGATGTTTATGGAACTATTGGTGCTGCATTTGATTGTGATACTAAAAAAATGGCTGATTACATAGCTACATTAGTAGAAGCTGCAAAACCATTCAAATTAAGAATAGAAGGACCTATGGACGTTGAAGACAGAGATAAACAAATTGAAGCTCTTGCTGCTTTAACTGCAGAAGTAGATGCAAGAGGAATCGAAGTTGAACTAGTTGCTGATGAATGGTGTAATACTTTAGAAGATATTAAATTATTTGCTGATAAAAAAGCTGGACATGTAGTTCAAATCAAAACTCCAGATCTTGGAGGAGTAAACAACATAGCTGATGCAATTCTTTATTGTAATAAAGTAGGAATTGGATCATACTGTGGAGGAACTTGTAACGAAACTAACAGATCTGCTGAAGTTACTACTAACATTGGTATGGCTTGTGGAGCTCTTCAAGTTCTTGCTAAACCAGGAATGGGTGTTGACGAAGGATACATGATCGTATTTAACGAAATGTCTAGAGTTGAAGCTTTAGTAAACAGAAGAAAGAAATAGTTTTCTTTTAAAAGTATAATTATAATTTATTTTGATTTTGGGAAAGGTAGTTATATGACTACCTTTTTCCTTTAATTAGTCCTAATATTTATAGAAAATTTTATTTAGAATTTAATAATGAGGTGAATCAAATGACAATAAAGAAAGCTGCTAAATGTGGTACTCTAGAATCAAATGATATATTTGTGATTCTAACTCCAGCTGAAAGTGGAATAGAAGTAGAATTAGAAAGTACTGTAGAAAAACAATTTGGAGCTCATATAAGAGAAGTTATAAAAAATAAACTTGTAGAACTTGGAGTTGAAGGTGTAAAAGTACAAGCTCAAGATAAAGGAGCTCTTGATTATACTATCAGAGCAAGAATAGAAGCTGCTGTAGCTAGAGGATTATAATAATTATATTATTTTTTATATGAGAGGTGTTTATCGTGGAATTAAGAAGAACTATGTTATTTATGCCTGGAAATAACCCAGGAATGCTCCAAACAGCTGCTGTATTTGGTTCAGATGCTGTTATATTTGACTTGGAAGACGCTGTTGCATTAACAGAAAAAGATGCTGCAAGATATTTGATAAGTGAAGCTTTAAGAACAAATAAATATGATGGTGTAGAAGTAGTAGTGAGAGTTAATCCTTTATCTACTCCGTATGCAGAAAAAGATATAGATGTAATAGCAAGATTGAAACCAGATGCTATACTTCTTCCAAAAGCATGTCCTGAAGATATAGCTGTATTAGATAAAAAACTAAATGAAATAGAAAAAGAAATGGGATTTGAAGCTGGAAGTATAAAAATACATCCATTAGTAGAAACTACTTATGGAGTAGAAACAGTTTATGAAACTATAAAATCAAGTCCAAGAGTAATTTCAGTTTTGTTAGGAGGAGAAGACCTTGCAGTTGATTTAGGAGTAAAAAGAACTAAGTCATCAGATGAACTATTCTATGCAAGAACTAAAGTAGTAAATGCATGTAAAGCTTGTAAAGTAGATGCAATAGATACTCCATTTACAGATACAAATGACTATGAAGGATTGATGGCTGATTCATTAAAAGCAAAAATGTTAGGATTTACAGGAAAACTTGCTATAAACCCAAGACAAATAGATACAATTCATGCAGCTTATTGTCCATCACAAGCTGAAATCAATCATGCTTTAAGAGTAATAGCTGCTAAAGATGAAGCTGCTAAAGAAGGTCTTGGAGTATTTTCATTAGATGGAAAAATGGTTGACCTTCCAATTATAAATAGAGCTATTCATACATTGGATGTTGCAAGACTTATTGGTCTGATAGATTAATCAATAATATGTGAGGTGTTTATAGATGAAAAATATTTTAGGAAGAGAAGTTCCTGATTTTATAGAAGGATACGGAAAAATCAATCATTATAATGGATATTTAGCAAATACAACAGGAGTAGTAAAAAAGAATTATAGTTTTAAAGCTGTAACTCCTAATGATAAAAAACTTCATACTGATTTTGTAGAATTAATGGATAAACTTCCATTAAAAGATGGGATGGTAGTGTCTTTTCACCATCATTTAAGAAATGGAGATTATGTATTAAACTTAGTAATGGCAGAAATAGCAAAAAGAGGTTACAAAGATGTAACAATAGTTGCAAGTTCTATATTCCCATGTCATAAACCTTTAGTAGAAATGATAGAAAAAGGAATAGTGACACAAATATATGCTGGATATATGTCAGGACCAGTAGCTCAAGCAATATCACAAGGGAAAATGCAAAAACCAGCTGTTATGCATACACATGGTGGAAGAGCAAGAATAATGGAAACAGGAGAAGTTGAAGTAGATATAGCTTTTGTTGCAGCTCCAACATCAGATGAATATGGAAATATTAATGGAGTAGATGGAAAATCAGCATGTGGAGCTTTAGGATATGCTCATTCAGATGTTGAAAATGCTAAATTAGTAGTAGCAATTACTGATAATTTAGTTCCTTATCCCAATACAACAATAGAAATCAATCAGACTTTAATAGATTATGTATTAGTAGTAGATGCTATTGGAGATCCTAAGGGAATAGTATCTGGAACTACTCAGATTACTAAAAATCCAATTGGATTAAAAGTTGCTGATCTTACAGCTAAATTTATAGAACAATCAGGATATTTAAAAGATGGAATGAGTTTTCAGACAGGTGCAGGAGGAATATCACTTGCTGTTGCAGCAGAAGTTAGAAATCTTATGAAATCAAAAAATATAGTGGGTAGCTTTGCTGCTGGAGGAATAACAGGATATATAGTAGATATGTATAAAGATGGACTTTTTAAAGCTTTATTTGATGTACAATGTTTTGATCTTAATGCAATCAAATCAGCAAAAGAGAATCCAAATCATATAAAAATGTCAGCAACAATGTATGCAAATGCAAATAACAAAGGTTCGGTAGTAAACATGCTTGATATAGTTATACTAGGTGCAACAGAAATGGATACAAATTTCAATGTAAATGTAACTACAGGATCTGATGGTGTTATTATGGGAGGGTCTGGAGGACATAGTGACACAGCTGCTGGTTCAAAATTGTGTATAATAGTATCACAACTTGTAAATGCAAGAATATCAGTAGTGAAAGATAGAATAACTACTGTAACAACTCCTGGAGAAACAGTAGATGTACTGGTAACAGAAAGAGGAATAGCAATAAATCCATTAAGAAAAGATTTAATAGAGAAATTTAAAAATTCTAACCTTCCAATAAAAACAATAGAAGAACTAAAGGAAATAGCAGAAGCTATGACAGGAAAGGAAGAAGCAATAGAATTTGAGGATAAAGTAGTTGCTGTAGTACAATATAGAGATGGTACTGTAGTGGATGTTGTAAGACAAGTAAAAAATAACTAAATAATTATTGACATGATTAGTAAAAAAATATATAATAAGGTATAAATGATAAATATAAAGAATACCATCAAGAGAGATTGAGGGACTGGCCCGTTGAAATCTCAGCAACCTGCTTTTTAAGTGTGGTGCTAACTCCTGATAGATGGAATATTGGATTTAATACTTAATCCCTTTCATCTGTCTGGTGAAAGGGATTTTTTTATCTTAAACATTAAATTATTAATATATTTTAAGGAGGAAAAATGAAAAATTTAACTTATTTCACATCAGAATTTGTATCACCTGGTCATCCAGATAAGGTATCAGATCAAATTTCGGATGCAGTAGTAGACGCATGTCTTGCTGATGATCCGAATTCAAGAGTAGCATGTGAAGTATTTTGTACAACAGGACAAGTTGTTGTAGGAGGAGAGATTACAACTACCACTTATATAGATATTCAAGATATTGTAAGAAGTAAAATAGATGAGATTGGATACAAAGAAGGAATGGGATTTGATTCAAATTGTGGAGTACTGAGTGCTATTCATGCTCAATCACCAGATATTGCCATGGGAGTAGATATTGGAGGAGCAGGAGATCAGGGAATAATGTTTGGAGGAGCTGTAAAAGAAACTCCAGAATTAATGCCATTAGCTCTTGTATTAGCTAGAGAGATATTGGTAAAACTTACTAAAATGACTAGAGCAAAAGAGCTTCCATGGGCAAGACCAGATGCAAAATCACAAGTAACTTTAGCTTATGATGAAAATGGAAAAATAGATCATGTTGATACAGTGGTAGTATCTGTACAACATAATCCAGATGTAACTCAAGTTCAAATTAGGGAAGAAGTAATAGAAAAAGTAATAAAACCAGTTTTAAGAGCATATGAACTTAATCCAGAAGAAGTAAAACATTTCCATATTAATCCAACAGGAAGATTTGTAATTGGAGGGCCACATGGAGATACAGGAGTAACAGGAAGAAAAATAATAGTAGATACATATGGAGGATTCTTTAGACATGGAGGAGGAGCTTTTTCAGGAAAGGACCCTTCAAAAGTAGACAGATCAGCAGCATATGCAGCAAGATGGGTAGCTAAAAATATAGTAGCAGCGAACTTGGCAGATAAATGTGAAATACAATTATCATATGCAATAGGGGTAGTAGAACCAACATCAGTAAAAGTAGATACATTTGGAACAGGAAAAGTAGATGAATATGATTTAGCAGAGGCAGTAAAAAAAGTATTTGATTTGACACCAAGAGGAATAGAAAGAGCACTTGAATTAAGAAGTGGAAAATTTAAATATCAAGATTTGGCAGCATTTGGTCATATAGGAAGAACAGATTTAGATCTTCCATGGGAAAAAGTTGATAAAGTAGAAGAATTAAAAAAAGCTTTAAATAAATAATTAAAATATAAAAAGATGAATCAAAAATTTAAAATTAGGTTTTTGATCATCTTTTTTTAAAAGGGGAAGAAGATGAAAAAATTAATAACAGTGTTGCTAATGATTTGTTTAGGAATAACTGCTTTTGCTCAAAAGATTGCTTTAATAGGAGCAATGGATTCTGAAATAGAGATTCTTAAAAATTCTATGAAAAATGTGACTGAAACAAAAATAGGAGCCATAACTTATTATGAAGGAATACTTGAAGAGAAGGATGTAGTACTTTTAAAAACAGGAATTGGAAAAGTAAATGCAGCTATTGGAGCAGATACAGTTATTAGAGAGTTTAAAGCTGAAAGTATAATATTTACAGGAGTTGCAGGAGCAGTAGATAATAAATTAAATATTGCTGATATGGTTGTATCAAAAGACTTAGTGCAGCATGATGTTGATTTAACAGCTTTTGGGAGACCAATGGGACTGATACCAGGTAGTGAATCTATAGAATTTAAAGCTGATAAAAATTTAATAGATATTGCCTATGAATCTGCTGTAAAAGTTCTTGGGAAAGACAAAGTTAAAATTGGAAGAATAGCAACTGGAGATCAATTTATAGCTGATAAAGATAAGGTTGAAATGATAGGAAAAGTTTTTGGAGCTTCTGCTGTGGAAATGGAAGGTGGAGCTGTAGCCCAGGTAGCTCACTTGTATAATATACCATTTGTTGTATTGAGAGCAGTTTCAGATAAAGCAGATGGAAGTGCTAAAATAACATATGAAGATTTTGTCATAATTGCAGCTAATAATTCAGCTAATATTGTAAAAGAAATGCTGAAAAAAATTAAGTAAGGAAAATTGAATATATTTTTAAGTGTATCTTTGATGCTGAAAAAGCAATATTTAAAGATACACTTTTTTTATTGAAAAGCATTTAAATACAAAATTATTGACACCTTTTATATCCAGTGTTATACTTTTGTAGTATGAGAAAAACCAAGGAGACAGATACATGGAAAAATTGAAAAAGAAAGCAATAAGTCTAGAAGCTTTTATATGTTTAGGGTTGCTGGTAGGTTCTTGCATAGCAACAGCCAATATAATGGGACCTGTGAATATGATAAATACAATAATGGGAACTGCACATGATCTTTTGATAAATACTGTATTTTTTATAATGGGAGTTGCAGTATTAGCAGGAGCACTCTCAGAAATATTATCTGAATTTGGAGTGATATCCCTGATAAATAAATTGCTTTATTTTGTAATCTATCCTCTTTATAGATTGCCAGGAGCTTCTGCATTAGCAATAGTGACAACTTATATATCAGATAATCCAGCTGTACTCAGTTTAGCAGCAAATAAAGAATTTAGAAAATATTTTAAAAATTATCAATTTACAGCTCTTACTAATTTAGGAACATCTTTTGGAATGGGGTTTATAGTATCAGCATTTATGGTAGCACAAGGTGGACTGATGAAAGTGAACCTTTTTAAAGCAGTTCTTATTGGAAATCTTGGAGCAATAGTTGGAAGTATAGTAAGTGTAAATTTAATGATATATTATAGTAAAAAATATTTTAAAAGTATAGGAGAATCTGAAGAAGAAAAAGAAATAGAAAAATTTGTTCTTGATACAAGAGAAGTAAGAGGAGGAACAGTTTTTGGAAGATTTTTAGAAGCAATGCTAGAAGGTGGAAAAGTAGGAGTAGAAATGGGAATTGCTATAATTCCTGGAGTAATCATCATATGTACAACAGTACTCATGCTTACTAATAGTATGCCAGAAGGTGGGTATACAGGAGCAGCTTATGAAGGAATAGGAGTACTTCCAATAATTGGAGAAAAGCTTAATTTTATATTAAGACCATTGTTTGGATTTACTAGTCCACAAGCAATAGCTTTTCCTATAACAGCACTTGGAGCAGTGGGAGCTGCTATTGGACTTGTGCCACAATTTATAAAAGAAGGAGTAATAGGACCAAGAGAGATAGCTGTCTTTACAAGTATGGGAATGTGTTGGAGTGGATATTTAAGTACCCATGTGGCTATGATGGATAGTTTAAAATATAGAGATTTAACTGGAAAAGCAATATTCAGTCATACTATTGGTGGATTAGCAGCTGGAATGGCAGCAAATTTTTTATATTCATTGTTTATATAGATAGAGCAGAGGATATTTATTTATCCTCTTTTTCATTTTTTAGGAAATTATAATTTGATAAATTTGTTGAAAAAATAAAAAATATTAATTATTTTGTATTCATACTAGATATATTAATTGAATAAGATTAAAATTGACAGCACAAAAAAGCTGATTGTTAATCAGCTATTTAGCGATATTCTTTCCAGCAAATGGAGCCTGTATGTATATTAAAATATGATATTTTTTTAACTTTCATTCTGGTATTACATTTAAAACAATAAAAAGGATTTACTCCAAAAGCTTTCCATATTTCAAGTTGATAAAAAGTAAAATTGGAATATTTAGAGACATATTTTCTCATGAATTTCATGATGTTTTTAAGTTCTGATTTAATATTTCTAGAATAGATTCCAAAGCGCCTAATCATTTTGAAATGTTTAGGGGGAATGTGAATAATTAATTTGGAAAGAAATGTTTCTGCATCTAAAGTAAGCTCAATTCTTTGTTTATCATCAGCAAGACTTTCATAATAGAAAGTAACCTTATTATCATAAAAATCAATAATTTTATATTCTGCGATAGGAGCTCTTGCTAGATATCTGCCAATATATTTAATTGCATAAATATTATTATTTAAATCATTTTTTGCAACATTGAAAAAGAATCTTGTATTTTTGCGATAAAGGTAGTTAGCAGCAGCATAAGCTTTAGCTTTAATTTCAGGCTTGTCATAATTTCCAGATTTAACAATATCAATAACCATTTTTTTCCATTGTCCAGCAATGGAATTGACATGAAAATATTTTTTTTCAAGAAATTGGTAGTTTTTATTGAAACCACCTAAAGTAACAATAGCATGAATATGAGGGTTCCATTTAAGATCGCGTCCAAAGGTGTGAATAACAGTAATCAATCCATAATGAATGATATCTGAGTTAGTAAAGTATTTAGAAGAATATTTTGAAATTTTATGAATTCTTTGATTTTTTGCTTTAATGTTATGAAATTGATATTTAAAAACATCATTAACAGCATAAGCAAGCTTAGTTAAAAGATCTCTATCATAGAAGAAAAACATTCTAAGTTCTTCAGGAATAGTAAAAAGGACACTTCTATGTTTAACATGAATAAGAGAAGTGGAAGTTTTTTCAGTTCAAAGAGCAGAATAACGTTTACCGCAGGAAGGACAAAATCTAGATTTACAAGTAACTTTAATTTTATGCGCATCATGACAATTAGGGCATTGAAGAGAGAGAAAAGATTTATCAATAGAACAAGCTAAGAATTTTTGAATAGTCTGTTTAACATCCTCAAAATGCTCATTTTTAAAATATTTCTTGATTTTACCTAAAAGATTTGTTATATTGATTTTAGAGATAATATGTTTGATTTGCATGTATGTCTCCTTTGTATAATTAGGGTGGTAACTATATTATACAAAAAAGAGAGCTGAGTAAAACATTTTTTTAAATGTTACTCAGCTTTTTTTATTTCCAGGAAAAAGGAAAGAAGTTTTTATCTTGTATAATTTATATATAAAAATATATATTAATAAGGGGGTATTTTTATGAAATATGGTTTAAAAGATAGGATAGATGCAGAAAATTTAGCTAGAGCTGTAGAAAAAGGTGAAGAATTTTTGGAAAAAGATAAAAAAGTGGAAATATCTTTTGATGGAACAGCAATAGTAGTTACAAAAACGATATCTTATACTATTACTGAGGAATTTGTAGAAGAGAATGAAGAAAAATTAAAAAAATTAGGAATATTAAAATAAGAACATTACTTTAAAATTTAGGTGACTGAAAAATAAAAAAATTTTTTCAATCACCTAAATTTTTGTAAAAAAGCATATAATAAATATTATATATTGTGCACTGATGAAAAAAATATTTTAAAAATTTATTTTCAGAAAATATATGTACTAGTTTAAGTTTATTATATCAATATTAGATATTAAATACGTAAATAAGACAAGAAAAAAAGAAAGTACTTTACTTTTGTACAAAAAGGGGATATAATACATCATATAAAGCTTTAAAGGCAAATATATATTATTTGAATATAGTTTGCACTGTTACAATAAACGAAAATAAATTTTCAAAAAATATTTTATAATAAACGGAGGGAGATATTATGTCAACAGTATTCGAAAGAGCACTAGAAATGCATGAAAAAAATAAAGGAAAGATATCAATAGTTTCAAAAGTAAAAGTAGCTAATAAAGATGATTTGAGTCTTGCTTATTCACCAGGTGTTGCAGAACCTTGTAGAAAAATAGCAGCTAACAAAGAGGATGTATATAAATATACAGCTAAAGGAAACATGGTTGCAGTTATAACTGATGGAACAGCAGTATTAGGACTTGGAGATATCGGTCCAGAAGCAGCTCTTCCAGTAATGGAAGGTAAATGTGTACTATTCAAAGAATTTGCAGGGGTAGATGCAATTCCTATTTGTTTAGATACTAAAGATCCAGAAGAAATTATTAGAACAGTAAAATTACTAGCTCCAGGACTTGGAGGAGTAAACTTAGAAGATATATCAGCACCAAGATGTATAGAAATAGAAACTAGATTAAAGAAAGAATTAGATATTCCTGTATTCCATGATGATCAACATGGAACTGCAATAGTAGTTGCTGCGGGACTTATCAATGCTTTCAAAGTTGTAGGTAAAAAATTCTCTGATGCTAAAGTTGTAGTAAATGGAGCAGGGGCAGCAGGAAGTTCTATAACTAAACTTATAAGAGATTTAGGGGCAAAAGAAATATTAGTTCTTGATAAACCTGGAATCCTTAGAAAAAGTGATAAAGAATCTTATGACTTCTCTAAGAGAGAGTTAGCTGAAATAACTAATCCTAATGACCTTGCTGGAGATTTAGCATTTGCAGTACAAGGAGCTGACGTTTTCATTGGAGTATCTGTAGGAAATATTCTTACTACTGAAATGGTAAAAACAATGAATAAAGATGCTGTAATATTTGCAATGGCAAATCCTACTCCTGAAATAATGCCAGAAGACGCTTTAGCAGGAGGAGCAAAAATAGTAGGAACTGGAAGATCAGATTATCCTAACCAAATAAATAATGTTCTTGTATTCCCAGGATTATTCAAAGGGGCTTTAAGAGCAAAATCTAGAAAAATAACTGAAGAAATGAAACTTGCAGCAGCAAGAGGATTAGCTTCTCTTATTACTGATGAAGAAATGAATGAAAATTACATCATTCCAGATGCTTTTGATAAAAGAGTTGCAGATGCAGTTGCAGATGCAGTTGAAAAAGTAGCAAAAGAACAAGGAATATGCAGAGATTAGTAAATAAAAGAGGCAGTCTGTTTTATACAGGCTGCCAATTTTTTTAGAATAGAACTTCATGTATAGTGAGTTCAGATTCTCCTTCTCTTAATTCATTTAATTGAGGAACAAATACAGTGAAATGTGGAGTTTTCATATGTTTATCTAAAACCTCCATATTTTCCCATTTTTCAATAAAAGCAAGAATACTTCTGTTATCTTTGTCCTGTATCATTTCATAAAAAATATTTCCATTTTCTTTTCTTGTTTCATCTGCTAATTTTTTTGCTATTTCTAAATATTTATCAATATTTTTTTCAGGTACAATAGATTTTGCATATACAACTATCATAATATTGGCCTCCTTAAT encodes:
- a CDS encoding 5'-methylthioadenosine/adenosylhomocysteine nucleosidase, which gives rise to MKKLITVLLMICLGITAFAQKIALIGAMDSEIEILKNSMKNVTETKIGAITYYEGILEEKDVVLLKTGIGKVNAAIGADTVIREFKAESIIFTGVAGAVDNKLNIADMVVSKDLVQHDVDLTAFGRPMGLIPGSESIEFKADKNLIDIAYESAVKVLGKDKVKIGRIATGDQFIADKDKVEMIGKVFGASAVEMEGGAVAQVAHLYNIPFVVLRAVSDKADGSAKITYEDFVIIAANNSANIVKEMLKKIK
- a CDS encoding putative quinol monooxygenase; the protein is MIVVYAKSIVPEKNIDKYLEIAKKLADETRKENGNIFYEMIQDKDNRSILAFIEKWENMEVLDKHMKTPHFTVFVPQLNELREGESELTIHEVLF
- a CDS encoding transposase zinc-binding domain-containing protein; translation: MQIKHIISKINITNLLGKIKKYFKNEHFEDVKQTIQKFLACSIDKSFLSLQCPNCHDAHKIKVTCKSRFCPSCGKRYSAL
- a CDS encoding HpcH/HpaI aldolase/citrate lyase family protein, translating into MELRRTMLFMPGNNPGMLQTAAVFGSDAVIFDLEDAVALTEKDAARYLISEALRTNKYDGVEVVVRVNPLSTPYAEKDIDVIARLKPDAILLPKACPEDIAVLDKKLNEIEKEMGFEAGSIKIHPLVETTYGVETVYETIKSSPRVISVLLGGEDLAVDLGVKRTKSSDELFYARTKVVNACKACKVDAIDTPFTDTNDYEGLMADSLKAKMLGFTGKLAINPRQIDTIHAAYCPSQAEINHALRVIAAKDEAAKEGLGVFSLDGKMVDLPIINRAIHTLDVARLIGLID
- the metK gene encoding methionine adenosyltransferase — translated: MKNLTYFTSEFVSPGHPDKVSDQISDAVVDACLADDPNSRVACEVFCTTGQVVVGGEITTTTYIDIQDIVRSKIDEIGYKEGMGFDSNCGVLSAIHAQSPDIAMGVDIGGAGDQGIMFGGAVKETPELMPLALVLAREILVKLTKMTRAKELPWARPDAKSQVTLAYDENGKIDHVDTVVVSVQHNPDVTQVQIREEVIEKVIKPVLRAYELNPEEVKHFHINPTGRFVIGGPHGDTGVTGRKIIVDTYGGFFRHGGGAFSGKDPSKVDRSAAYAARWVAKNIVAANLADKCEIQLSYAIGVVEPTSVKVDTFGTGKVDEYDLAEAVKKVFDLTPRGIERALELRSGKFKYQDLAAFGHIGRTDLDLPWEKVDKVEELKKALNK
- the citD gene encoding citrate lyase acyl carrier protein, which codes for MTIKKAAKCGTLESNDIFVILTPAESGIEVELESTVEKQFGAHIREVIKNKLVELGVEGVKVQAQDKGALDYTIRARIEAAVARGL
- the citF gene encoding citrate lyase subunit alpha, which produces MKNILGREVPDFIEGYGKINHYNGYLANTTGVVKKNYSFKAVTPNDKKLHTDFVELMDKLPLKDGMVVSFHHHLRNGDYVLNLVMAEIAKRGYKDVTIVASSIFPCHKPLVEMIEKGIVTQIYAGYMSGPVAQAISQGKMQKPAVMHTHGGRARIMETGEVEVDIAFVAAPTSDEYGNINGVDGKSACGALGYAHSDVENAKLVVAITDNLVPYPNTTIEINQTLIDYVLVVDAIGDPKGIVSGTTQITKNPIGLKVADLTAKFIEQSGYLKDGMSFQTGAGGISLAVAAEVRNLMKSKNIVGSFAAGGITGYIVDMYKDGLFKALFDVQCFDLNAIKSAKENPNHIKMSATMYANANNKGSVVNMLDIVILGATEMDTNFNVNVTTGSDGVIMGGSGGHSDTAAGSKLCIIVSQLVNARISVVKDRITTVTTPGETVDVLVTERGIAINPLRKDLIEKFKNSNLPIKTIEELKEIAEAMTGKEEAIEFEDKVVAVVQYRDGTVVDVVRQVKNN
- a CDS encoding NAD(P)-dependent malic enzyme produces the protein MSTVFERALEMHEKNKGKISIVSKVKVANKDDLSLAYSPGVAEPCRKIAANKEDVYKYTAKGNMVAVITDGTAVLGLGDIGPEAALPVMEGKCVLFKEFAGVDAIPICLDTKDPEEIIRTVKLLAPGLGGVNLEDISAPRCIEIETRLKKELDIPVFHDDQHGTAIVVAAGLINAFKVVGKKFSDAKVVVNGAGAAGSSITKLIRDLGAKEILVLDKPGILRKSDKESYDFSKRELAEITNPNDLAGDLAFAVQGADVFIGVSVGNILTTEMVKTMNKDAVIFAMANPTPEIMPEDALAGGAKIVGTGRSDYPNQINNVLVFPGLFKGALRAKSRKITEEMKLAAARGLASLITDEEMNENYIIPDAFDKRVADAVADAVEKVAKEQGICRD